Proteins encoded together in one Rana temporaria chromosome 6, aRanTem1.1, whole genome shotgun sequence window:
- the LOC120944336 gene encoding cardiotrophin-2-like encodes MLAATAAVLALSVVILYRGCVAAPLSSEEIVTQINSLAMLHRENATLILNTYLQYQGLPFSATGFSFPYWLEKGLPTAALGYRMWRCLCPGERLLQAREAFFAISEFFQLVLDDQNALNPAAADLLRLLEVARRASEALLRNLKDALIILGYQPPPTQPESLSWAQTDDNAFKKKVRGYVLCREYRDWLTRLPEDMKILKVTWRLKDGPGLEKRDCCRS; translated from the exons CAGCAGTGCTGGCCCTCAGCGTCGTCATCTTGTACAGAGGATGTGTCGCCGCGCCTCTCTCATCAGAAGAGATCGTCACCCAGATCAACAGCTTGGCCATGCTACACCGCGAGAACGCCACGCTGATTTTGAACACATAT CTGCAGTACCAAGGGTTGCCATTCAGCGCGACTGGGTTCAGCTTCCCCTACTGGTTGGAGAAAGGACTGCCCACCGCAGCACTGGGCTACCGGATGTGGCGGTGTCTTTGCCCCGGAGAACGCCTCCTTCAGGCCAGAGAAGCCTTCTTTGCTATTTCCGAGTTCTTCCAACTGGTCCTGGATGATCAGAACGCCCTGAACCCGGCAGCTGCTGATCTCCTTCGGCTCCTGGAGGTGGCTCGCCGAGCCTCAGAGGCCTTACTTAGGAACCTGAAGGATGCCTTGATCATCCTGGGATACCAGCCTCCACCGACCCAGCCAGAGTCACTGAGCTGGGCCCAGACAGATGACAATGCCTTCAAGAAGAAGGTAAGGGGCTATGTGCTCTGCAGGGAGTACAGAGACTGGTTGACCAGGCTTCCCGAAGACATGAAGATACTGAAAGTAACATGGAGGCTCAAAGACGGCCCTGGCCTGGAGAAAAGGGACTGCTGTAGGTCTTAA